Below is a window of Streptomyces sp. NBC_00223 DNA.
GAGCACCACACGATCATCGTGGCCAGCGAGGGTTGCACCACGGCCATTCCCGCGCCCAGCACACCCGCGGCCGCGATCACCACGGGCTCGCTGCCTGACAGGCCCAGCCCGAGGGAGCCCGAGGCGGCCAGCACTGTGCCCACGACGGCCACCGGCACCGCACCGCGCCGGTCGATCAGCCGACCGGTGAAGGGCAGTACAAAGAGCGCGGCAATCGCGAACGTGGCCAGCACCGCACCCGCGGTCCCCGCCCCCAGCCCCCGCACCTGCGACACGTAGATGAACGTGAAGGGGACGGTGAAGCCGTTGCCGAACGCGCTCAGTGCGTTCCCCAGTTGAATCCGGCGCAGCGCCGCGCCCATGGCCGTGCTCACACTCACCTCTCTCGGTGGAAATCTCTTGGTCAAAGTCGGACGAGTCTTCGAGGTGAAGACTTCAAGAGTAAAGTTAGAGAGTAAAGAGTACACTGTCAAGGGCTTTAGAGCGATGTGCTGCCGTGCCATACTCGGAGGCATGACCGCAGCCGGAGGCCCCGGGGGAACACCCCAGGAGCTGGACCTTGATGCACAGATCGCCGCCTACCAGCGGGAATTCCCGGAGGTCGACCCGCAGATCGAGAAGGTCGTCACGGCCCTGGGCAGGCTCAACCGCCGGATGAACGTGGCCTACGGCCGCCAGCTGGTCGACCTCGGCATCAGCAACTCCGAGTGGGAAGTGCTCAAGGCCCTCGTGGTGGTCGGCCGGCCGTACCGTCTCGGCCCCGGCGACCTCGCCAAGCGACTGGGACTCACCCCGGCCGCCATGACCCACCGCATCGACCGCATGGTCACGGAGGGCCTGGTCACCCGGGCCCGTGACGAGTCCAACCGGGTCCGCGTCATCGTCGAGCTCACGGACGAGGGCCGCGAGAAGTGGCTCCAGACCATGCGGCTCGCCGCGGTCTTCGAGGACGAGATGCTCCAGGACCTCACCCCGGTCGAGCGCGCCGCCCTCGGCGAGATCCTCACCCGGCTACTGCGCCGTGTGGAGTCCACCCAGCCCGACGCCGGCGGCCGCCTGGAAGACCTGGACTGAGGCCTCACCCGAGACCCCAACCCGCACAAACCCGCTCAGGACCCGCCCCGGAAGAGTCCGGGGCGGGTCCGGGTTGACACGGGGTGAACGCGTGCGTAACGTATCGCGGGTTGTCCGACGTGAGCGCCGACTCCGGTCGGTCCCCGGGCAGCCATTCCGCAAGCTATCTCTTGGACGTCGACGGCGTGCCGTCGTGTGCGTCCTCGTGTGTGCTTTTGGAATGGGGAATGCGGAACGGAAAGCGGCCGATTTGGTTCGGCCGGTGGAGTTCGGCTAATGTTTCACTCGTCGGAACGGCCGAAGGGCCGGAAAGACAAGCCCCGCTGACTGGGGGTCAGGCACTGGAAAGCGTCTGATAGAGTCGGAGACACAACGAAGGGAAAGCCCGGAGGGGCCGGTGAAACGGTCTTGATGGCAGCTTCCGTTCCTTGAGAACTCAACAGCGTGCCAAAAGTCAACGCCAGATATGTTGATACCCCGTCTTGTACATGAGACGTGGTTCCTTTGAAGAAAAAACACAGCGAGGACGCTGAGGATGGTCGGGTTATTCCCCCGGCTGTCCCGCTCTTTTGCGAGTGTGCACCGGATTACCGGTAATCATTCACGGAGAGTTTGATCCTGGCTCAGGACGAACGCTGGCGGCGTGCTTAACACATGCAAGTCGAACGGTGAAGCCTTTCGGGGTGGATCAGTGGCGAACGGGTGAGTAACACGTGGGCAATCTGCCCTGCACTCTGGGACAAGCCCTGGAAACGGGGTCTAATACCGGATATGACCTGCTCTCGCATGGGGGTGGGTGGAAAGCTTCGGCGGTGCAGGATGAGCCCGCGGCCTATCAGCTTGTTGGTGGGGTGATGGCCTACCAAGGCGACGACGGGTAGCCGGCCTGAGAGGGCGACCGGCCACACTGGGACTGAGACACGGCCCAGACTCCTACGGGAGGCAGCAGTGGGGAATATTGCACAATGGGCGGAAGCCTGATGCAGCGACGCCGCGTGAGGGATGACGGCCTTCGGGTTGTAAACCTCTTTCAGCAGGGAAGAAGCGCAAGTGACGGTACCTGCAGAAGAAGCACCGGCTAACTACGTGCCAGCAGCCGCGGTAATACGTAGGGTGCGAGCGTTGTCCGGAATTATTGGGCGTAAAGAGCTCGTAGGCGGCTTGTCGCGTCGGATGTGAAAGCCCGGGGCTTAACTCCGGGTCTGCATTCGATACGGGCAGGCTAGAGTTCGGTAGGGGAGATCGGAATTCCTGGTGTAGCGGTGAAATGCGCAGATATCAGGAGGAACACCGGTGGCGAAGGCGGATCTCTGGGCCGATACTGACGCTGAGGAGCGAAAGCGTGGGGAGCGAACAGGATTAGATACCCTGGTAGTCCACGCCGTAAACGTTGGGAACTAGGTGTGGGCGACATTCCACGTCGTCCGTGCCGCAGCTAACGCATTAAGTTCCCCGCCTGGGGAGTACGGCCGCAAGGCTAAAACTCAAAGGAATTGACGGGGGCCCGCACAAGCAGCGGAGCATGTGGCTTAATTCGACGCAACGCGAAGAACCTTACCAAGGCTTGACATACACCAGAAAACACCAGAGATGGTGTCCCCCTTGTGGCTGGTGTACAGGTGGTGCATGGCTGTCGTCAGCTCGTGTCGTGAGATGTTGGGTTAAGTCCCGCAACGAGCGCAACCCCTGTTCTGTGTTGCCAGCATGCCTTTCGGGGTGATGGGGACTCACAGGAGACCGCCGGGGTCAACTCGGAGGAAGGTGGGGACGACGTCAAGTCATCATGCCCCTTATGTCTTGGGCTGCACACGTGCTACAATGGCCGGTACAATGAGCTGCGATACCGTGAGGTGGAGCGAATCTCAAAAAGCCGGTCTCAGTTCGGATTGGGGTCTGCAACTCGACCCCATGAAGTCGGAGTTGCTAGTAATCGCAGATCAGCATTGCTGCGGTGAATACGTTCCCGGGCCTTGTACACACCGCCCGTCACGTCACGAAAGTCGGTAACACCCGAAGCCGGTGGCCCAACCCCTTGTGGGAGGGAGTCGTCGAAGGTGGGACTGGCGATTGGGACGAAGTCGTAACAAGGTAGCCGTACCGGAAGGTGCGGCTGGATCACCTCCTTTCTAAGGAGCACTTCTTACCGTTTCGGCGGTCAGAGGCCAGTTCATCGGCGAGTGTCCGGTGCTGGTTGCTCATGGGTGGAACGTTGACTATTCGGCACGGCTCTGTGGGGTCACTAGTACTGCTTCGGCGTGGAACGTGTATCGGACGGGGTCGGGTTGGGCGCGCTGTTGGGTTCTCAGGGAACGGGTGGTTTGTTTCCTTGAGTGTTGGTTGTTTGAGAACTGCATAGTGGACGCGAGCATCTGTGGCCAAGTTTTTAAGGGCGCACGGTGGATGCCTTGGCACCAGGAACCGATGAAGGACGTGGGAGGCCACGATAGGCCCCGGGGAGCTGTCAACCGAGCTTTGATCCGGGGGTGTCCGAATGGGGAAACCCGGCAGTCGTCATGGGCTGTCACCCATGCCTGAACACATAGGGCATGTGGAGGGAACGCGGGGAAGTGAAACATCTCAGTACCCGCAGGAAGAGAAAACAACCGTGATTCCGGGAGTAGTGGCGAGCGAAACCGGATGAGGCCAAACCGTTTACGTGTGATACCCGGCAGGGGTTGCGTGGGCGGGGTTGTGGGATCGTACTTTCATTGTCTGCCGGCAGTGAGGCGAGTCAGAAACCGTATGGGTAGGCGAAGGACATGCGAAAGGTCCGGCGTAGAGGGTAAGACCCCCGTAGCTGAAATCTGTACGGCTTGCTTGTACGACACCCAAGTAGCACAGGGCCCGAGAAATCCTGTGTGAATCTGGCGGGACCACCCGTTAAGCCTAAATATTCCCTGGTGACCGATAGCGGATAGTACCGTGAGGGAATGGTGAAAAGTACCGCGGGAGCGGAGTGAAATAGTACCTGAAACCGTGTGCCTACAAGCCGTGGGAGCGTCGCAGTGCGTGCTTGCACGTTGCTGTCGTGACTGCGTGCCTTTTGAAGAATGAGCCTGCGAGTTTGCGGTGTGTTGCGAGGTTAACCCGTGTGGGGTAGCCGTAGCGAAAGCGAGTCCGAATAGGGCGGTTGAGTAGCACGCTCAAGACCCGAAGCGGAGTGATCTAGCCATGGGCAGGTTGAAGCGGCTGTAAGAGGTCGTGGAGGACCGAACCCACCAGGGTTGAAAACCTGGGGGATGACCTGTGGTTAGGGGTGAAAGGCCAATCAAACTCCGTGATAGCTGGTTCTCCCCGAAATGCATTTAGGTGCAGCGTCGTGTGTTTCTTGCCGGAGGTAGAGCACTGGATAGGCGATGGGCCCTGCCGGGTTACTGACCTTAGCCAAACTCCGAATGCCGGTAAGTGAGAGCGCGGCAGTGAGACTGTGGGGGATAAGCTCCATGGTCGAGAGGGAAACAGCCCAGAGCATCGACTAAGGCCCCTAAGCGTACGCTAAGTGGGAAAGGATGTGGAGTCGCAGAGACAACCAGGAGGTTGGCTTAGAAGCAGCCATCCTTGAAAGAGTGCGTAATAGCTCACTGGTCAAGTGATTCCGCGCCGACAATGTAGCGGGGCTCAAGCGTACCGCCGAAGTCGTGTCATTGCAGCATGTACTCCCAACGGAGGCTGTGATGGGTAGGGGAGCGTCGTGTGCCGGGTGAAGCTGCGCCGGAAGGCAGTGGTGGACGGTTCACGAGTGAGAATGCAGGCATGAGTAGCGATACAAGAGTGGGAAACTCTTGCGCCGATTGACTAAGGGTTCCTGGGTCAAGCTGATCTGCCCAGGGTAAGTCGGGACCTAAGGCGAGGCCGACAGGCGTAGTCGATGGACAACCGGTTGATATTCCGGTACCCGCTTTGAAACGCCCAGTATCGAGCCCATTAATGCTAAGGCCGTGAAGCCGCCTGCTGAGTCTTCGGATGAGGTGGGAGTGGTGGAGCCGCTGAACCGAGGTGGTAGTAGGTAAGCGATGGGGTGACGCAGGAAGGTAGTCCAGCCCGGGCGGTGGTTGTCCCGGGGTAAGGGTGTAGCCCGAGAGATAGGCAAATCCGTCTCTTATGAGGGTGAGACCTGATGCCGAGCCGATTGTGGTGAAGTGGATGATCCTATGCTGTCGAGAAAAGCCTCTAGCGAGTTTCATGGCGGCCCGTACCCTAAACCGACTCAGGTGGTCAGGTAGAGAATACCGAGGCGTTCGGGTGAACTATGGTTAAGGAACTCGGCAAAATGCCCCCGTAACTTCGGGAGAAGGGGGGCCACGTCTGGTGAGGGGATTTACTCTCTGAGCTGGGGGTGGCCGCAGAGACCAGCGAGAAGCGACTGTTTACTAAAAACACAGGTCCGTGCGAAGCCGTAAGGCGATGTATACGGACTGACGCCTGCCCGGTGCTGGAACGTTAAGGGGACCGGTTAGTCATATTTCGGTGTGGCGAAGCTGAGAACTTAAGCGCCAGTAAACGGCGGTGGTAACTATAACCATCCTAAGGTAGCGAAATTCCTTGTCGGGTAAGTTCCGACCTGCACGAATGGCGTAACGACTTCTCGACTGTCTCAACCATAGGCCCGGTGAAATTGCATTACGAGTAAAGATGCTCGTTTCGCGCAGCAGGACGGAAAGACCCCGGGACCTTTACTATAGCTTGATATTGGTGTTCGGTTCGGCTTGTGTAGGATAGGTGGGAGACTTTGATATCGCGGCGCCAGCCGTGGTGGAGTCGTCGTTGAAATACCACTCTGGTCGTGCTGGATGTCTAACCTCGGTCCGTGATCCGGATCAGGGACAGTGTCTGGTGGGTAGTTTAACTGGGGCGGTTGCCTCCTAAAGGGTAACGGAGGCGCCCAAAGGTTCCCTCAGCCTGGTTGGCAATCAGGTGTTGAGTGTAAGTGCACAAGGGAGCTTGACTGTGAGACTGACGGGTCGAGCAGGTACGAAAGTAGGGACTAGTGATCCGGCGGTGGCTTGTGGAAGCGCCGTCGCTCAACGGATAAAAGGTACCCCGGGGATAACAGGCTGATCTTCCCCAAGAGTCCATATCGACGGGATGGTTTGGCACCTCGATGTCGGCTCGTCGCATCCTGGGGCTGGAGTCGGTCCCAAGGGTTGGGCTGTTCGCCCATTAAAGCGGTACGCGAGCTGGGTTTAGAACGTCGTGAGACAGTTCGGTCCCTATCCGCTGTGCGCGTTGGAGTCTTGAGAAGGGCTGTCCCTAGTACGAGAGGACCGGGACGGACGAACCTCTGGTGTGCCAGTTGTCCTGCCAAGGGCATGGCTGGTTGGCTACGTTCGGGAGGGATAACCGCTGAAAGCATCTAAGCGGGAAGCCTGCTTCGAGATGAGGGCTCCCACCCACTTGATGGGGTAAGGCTCCCAGTAGACGACTGGGTTGATAGGCCGGATGTGGAAGCCCTGTAAGGGGTGGAGCTGACCGGTACTAATAGGCCGAGGGCTTGTCCTCAGTTGCTCGCGTCCACTGTGTGGTTCTGAAACAACCAGCCACCACACACATTCCCATATTCGGGGTGTGTGGTGTGTGTTTCATGGTGTTTCGGTGGTCATAGCGTTAGGGAAACGCCCGGTTACATTCCGAACCCGGAAGCTAAGCCTTTCAGCGCCGATGGTACTGCAGGGGGGACCCTGTGGGAGAGTAGGACACCGCCGAACAATTATTGGAGGCCCGGCCTCGGATTTCGTATCCGAGGCCGGGCCTTTTTTTGCGTTGGAGGACCAAAAGCCGGAGCTAGGCGATGCGCGTGAGGTCGTCCTCGTGGACGGCGCCGAGCAGCGGCTTGCCATCGATCCAGCGCTCCACCTCGTCCACCGCGTAGGCGCCCAGGCGCTGGACCTCCGTGCCCTGGCAGCCGGCGATATGCGGAGTGAGCAGGACATTCGGCAGGAAGTGGAGCGGGTGGTCCTGCGGCAGGGGCTCGGGCTCTGTGACGTCGAGATAGGCGTCGATCCGGCCGGCCGCGCACTCGCGGGTGAGCGCTTCCGTGTCGATCAGGCGGCCGCGCGCGGTGTTGACGATCGCGGCACCGTCCCTGAGCAGCCCTAGCCGTCGGGCGTCGAGCAGATGGTGGGTCTCCGGGAGATCGGGGGCGTGGATGGTGACGACGTCGGAGGCGCGACAGAGCTCGTCGAGGTCGACCAGTTCGACGCCGAGCACGGCGGCCTGGTCGGGGGAGACATAGGGATCGGCGAGCAGGACGCGGAAGCCGGCAGAGGCCGTACACAGTCGGGAGATGACGCCGCGTCCGATCCGTGAGGCGCCGATGACTCCCACCACGGCTCCGTCGGCGCCTCGCCGGTTGCCGTAGGTGGGCAGCAGACCGCGGGTGTAGTCGGCGGTGGCGCCCAGGGTGCGGCGGGCGGCGAGCCAGACGGTGGCCATGGTGAACTCGACGACGGGCGCGGCGTTCGCGTCGGCCGCGGAGGATACGGCGATACCGCGCCGCCAGACCTCGGGCCCCACATGTTCCTTGACGCTGCCGGCGGCGTGGAGGACGGCGGCCAGATGCGGGGCATGGGCGAGGAAGGCGGCGTCCAGGGGCGGGCAGCCCCAGCCGGTGAGGAGCAGTTCGGCGTCGGCGAGTACGGGCGCCGGATCGACGGTCGTCTCGGTGAGCAGCGTCGGATGGACGTTCGCGAGGGAGTCGAGTCGGGCACGCAGTGCGGTGGGGAGGATCAGGTCCACGATGTCCGGGCGCATCGCCAGCACCAGCTTCGGACGCTCCGCCATGTCTGCCCCTTGTCTGTAAGCGGTTACTCCCCAAACGAAGAGGCTAGGTCCGCATCCCGGGGCCGTCAACGCCGCCTCCCGTTGATCAGGATGCCCTGACACCGGCCTCCGTCTAGTAAGCGGTTGAGATCGCCTCCCGTCGCGGGCGGACCGAGGT
It encodes the following:
- a CDS encoding MarR family winged helix-turn-helix transcriptional regulator, which gives rise to MTAAGGPGGTPQELDLDAQIAAYQREFPEVDPQIEKVVTALGRLNRRMNVAYGRQLVDLGISNSEWEVLKALVVVGRPYRLGPGDLAKRLGLTPAAMTHRIDRMVTEGLVTRARDESNRVRVIVELTDEGREKWLQTMRLAAVFEDEMLQDLTPVERAALGEILTRLLRRVESTQPDAGGRLEDLD
- a CDS encoding hydroxyacid dehydrogenase, with amino-acid sequence MAERPKLVLAMRPDIVDLILPTALRARLDSLANVHPTLLTETTVDPAPVLADAELLLTGWGCPPLDAAFLAHAPHLAAVLHAAGSVKEHVGPEVWRRGIAVSSAADANAAPVVEFTMATVWLAARRTLGATADYTRGLLPTYGNRRGADGAVVGVIGASRIGRGVISRLCTASAGFRVLLADPYVSPDQAAVLGVELVDLDELCRASDVVTIHAPDLPETHHLLDARRLGLLRDGAAIVNTARGRLIDTEALTRECAAGRIDAYLDVTEPEPLPQDHPLHFLPNVLLTPHIAGCQGTEVQRLGAYAVDEVERWIDGKPLLGAVHEDDLTRIA